Proteins encoded together in one Drosophila albomicans strain 15112-1751.03 chromosome 2R, ASM965048v2, whole genome shotgun sequence window:
- the LOC117575373 gene encoding box A-binding factor isoform X2: MVCKSVTLDTIKMQLKMEAQATPQQQAQQQQQQQQQLQQQVMSKQQLQLLDKIKIETSNGNDPQATQVLEEQQEQQQQQQQQQQQQQQSQQQQQPTTTVGVGVLVQSNSLSESDEQQQTQYVVVPRTQQRRILTTAGTLELNEAREGEHSTNNSSASSNSAPETHIEYQRSSHQSPHYIQMAPRNAAEVAEQVAASAPPGTYYAYTSGAILCADDVSAIKLETIDKNDVPGEAQAQQLQQQHQHQQQQQQQQQCPTPNGGPYADAIVVSEAALQHHHQQQQQQQQQHQKQQHHQQHPAVAAAAAAAAAAAASQNPSVRYVTEDGRFTTASGEPEPAGGNLYYDSPVVDASVHANEAKTYADLGSAYAPFPPNSTFSSNNYAATLQQGNTVYSVPGTGQFLTKTDPNLNAIRATAAGNYQTISFLDSTSVNDPALWTTAGTEYQGVSYVIDDYPASNMTTAHWPPATNISSFDPSLGAPNTASPPTHSLQELKCDNCQTPYMRKGSDVYCPACPSYGRVLPSRMPQRQKPKAAAAPNNRRSGVTCANCQTNSTTLWRRNNEGNPVCNACGLYFKLHNMNRPLSMKKEGIQKRKRKPKNNGGPIPHRTLPSMSQGVNLMVGSGAVYPSQVPLPGLMNSQQNASPELHDMTTTGPAGGTRVVSIALNATVPTSSDGTLNMSRHHVTSESHSPYSQQQQQQQQQQQQQQPPAQSQSPHLPNSSTLNRQIAQSVPPIESGRSSNSELTPSVITRTGLPERTSNN, translated from the exons ATGGTTTGCAAAAGTGTTACACTAGACACTATCAAGATGCAGCTGAAG ATGGAAGCGCAAGCGACGCCACAGCAAcaggcacagcagcagcagcaacagcagcaacaattgcaacagcaagtgatgagcaaacagcagctgcaattgctggataaaataaaaattgagacaagcaacggcaacgatCCACAAGCGACTCAAGTACTCGAGgaacaacaggagcagcagcagcaacaacagcagcagcaacagcagcagcaacaatcgcagcaacaacagcagccaacaacaactgttggcgttggcgttctAGTGCAGTCGAACAGTCTCAGCGAGAgcgacgagcagcagcagacgcagTACGTCGTTGTGCCACGCACCCAACAGCGACGCATTCTGACCACAGCTGGCACGCT TGAACTGAATGAGGCACGCGAAGGCGAacacagcaccaacaacagcagtgcCAGCTCCAACTCCGCGCCCGAGACGCACATCGAGTATCAGCGCAGCTCGCATCAATCACCGCACTACATTCAGATGGCGCCCCGCAACGCCGCCGAGGTCGCCGAGCAGGTGGCAGCGAGTGCGCCTCCTGGCACATACTACGCGTATACTTCGGGAGCAATACTGTGCGCCGACGATGTGTCGGCCATTAAGCTGGAGACCATCGACAAGAACGATGTGCCTGGAGAGGCACAagcacagcagctgcagcaacaacaccagcatcaacagcagcaacagcaacagcagcaatgtcCCACCCCCAATGGCGGTCCCTATGCCGATGCTATTGTGGTTAGTGAGGCTGCCttgcagcatcatcatcagcagcagcagcagcagcaacaacagcatcagaagcagcagcatcatcagcaacatcccgcagttgcagcagctgctgccgccgccgccgcagcagccgcCAGTCAAAATCCCAGCGTGCGCTATGTGACCGAAGATGGACGCTTCACCACCGCCAGCGGTGAGCCAGAGCCAGCTGGTGGCAACCTCTACTACGATTCACCTGTGGTGGATGCCAGTGTCCATGCGAATGAGGCCAAGACCTATGCGGATCTGGGCAGTGCCTACGCGCCCTTTCCCCCCAACTCGACattcagcagcaacaactatgcGGCAACGTTGCAGCAAGGCAACACTGTCTACAGTGTGCCTGGTACCGGTCAATTCCTGACCAAAACGGATCCcaatttgaatgcaataaGAGCCACTGCAGCGGGCAACTACCAAACCATCTCCTTCTTGGACAGCACTAGTGTGAACGATCCGGCATTGTGGACTACGGCCGGTACGGAGTATCAGGGTGTGTCATAT GTCATCGATGATTATCCGGCCAGCAATATGACGACAGCCCATTGGCCACCGGCCACCAACATTAGCAGCTTTGATCCCAGCTTGGGTGCCCCCAACACCGCATCGCCGCCGACTCACAGCCTGCAGGAGCTCAAGTGCGACAACTGCCAGACGCCATATATGCGCAAGGGCTCCGACGTGTACTGTCCCGCCTGTCCCAGCTATGGGCGTGTCCTGCCATCTCGCATGCCTCAGCGACAGAAGCCTAAGGCTGCGGCAGCTCCCAACAATCGGCGCAGCGGCGTCACCTGCGCCAACTGCCAGACGAACTCGACAACGCTGTGGCGGCGCAACAACGAGGGTAATCCCGTCTGCAATGCCTGTGGTCTGTACTTTAAGTTGCACAACATGAATCGTCCTTTGTCCATGAAGAAGGAGGGCATTCAGAAGCGCAAACGCAAGCCAAAGAATAATGGAGGACCTATTCCCCATCGGACACTGCCAa GTATGTCACAAGGTGTCAACTTAATGGTGGGCAGCGGTGCGGTGTATCCCTCTCAGGTGCCACTTCCAGGATTGATGAATAGCCAACAGAATGCTAGTCCCGAGCTGCATGATATGACCACAACTGGACCAGCTGGAGGGACGCGTGTGGTATCGATTGCATTGAATGCGACAGTGCCCACGTCATCGGATGGCACACTGAATATGTCTCGTCATCATGTGACGAGCGAGAGTCACTCGCCctacagccaacaacaacaacaacagcagcaacaacagcagcagcaacagccccCGGCACAAAGTCAATCACCGCATCTGCCCAACTCGAGCACGCTAAATCGCCAGATAGCACAGTC TGTTCCGCCAATTGAGAGTGGTCGCAGTTCCAACAGTGAACTGACTCCAAGCGTCATCACAAGAACAGGACTTCCAGAGCGCACATCGAATAACTAA
- the LOC117575373 gene encoding box A-binding factor isoform X1, which translates to MVCKSVTLDTIKMQLKMEAQATPQQQAQQQQQQQQQLQQQVMSKQQLQLLDKIKIETSNGNDPQATQVLEEQQEQQQQQQQQQQQQQQSQQQQQPTTTVGVGVLVQSNSLSESDEQQQTQYVVVPRTQQRRILTTAGTLELNEAREGEHSTNNSSASSNSAPETHIEYQRSSHQSPHYIQMAPRNAAEVAEQVAASAPPGTYYAYTSGAILCADDVSAIKLETIDKNDVPGEAQAQQLQQQHQHQQQQQQQQQCPTPNGGPYADAIVVSEAALQHHHQQQQQQQQQHQKQQHHQQHPAVAAAAAAAAAAAASQNPSVRYVTEDGRFTTASGEPEPAGGNLYYDSPVVDASVHANEAKTYADLGSAYAPFPPNSTFSSNNYAATLQQGNTVYSVPGTGQFLTKTDPNLNAIRATAAGNYQTISFLDSTSVNDPALWTTAGTEYQGVSYTNYHTQVIDDYPASNMTTAHWPPATNISSFDPSLGAPNTASPPTHSLQELKCDNCQTPYMRKGSDVYCPACPSYGRVLPSRMPQRQKPKAAAAPNNRRSGVTCANCQTNSTTLWRRNNEGNPVCNACGLYFKLHNMNRPLSMKKEGIQKRKRKPKNNGGPIPHRTLPSMSQGVNLMVGSGAVYPSQVPLPGLMNSQQNASPELHDMTTTGPAGGTRVVSIALNATVPTSSDGTLNMSRHHVTSESHSPYSQQQQQQQQQQQQQQPPAQSQSPHLPNSSTLNRQIAQSVPPIESGRSSNSELTPSVITRTGLPERTSNN; encoded by the exons ATGGTTTGCAAAAGTGTTACACTAGACACTATCAAGATGCAGCTGAAG ATGGAAGCGCAAGCGACGCCACAGCAAcaggcacagcagcagcagcaacagcagcaacaattgcaacagcaagtgatgagcaaacagcagctgcaattgctggataaaataaaaattgagacaagcaacggcaacgatCCACAAGCGACTCAAGTACTCGAGgaacaacaggagcagcagcagcaacaacagcagcagcaacagcagcagcaacaatcgcagcaacaacagcagccaacaacaactgttggcgttggcgttctAGTGCAGTCGAACAGTCTCAGCGAGAgcgacgagcagcagcagacgcagTACGTCGTTGTGCCACGCACCCAACAGCGACGCATTCTGACCACAGCTGGCACGCT TGAACTGAATGAGGCACGCGAAGGCGAacacagcaccaacaacagcagtgcCAGCTCCAACTCCGCGCCCGAGACGCACATCGAGTATCAGCGCAGCTCGCATCAATCACCGCACTACATTCAGATGGCGCCCCGCAACGCCGCCGAGGTCGCCGAGCAGGTGGCAGCGAGTGCGCCTCCTGGCACATACTACGCGTATACTTCGGGAGCAATACTGTGCGCCGACGATGTGTCGGCCATTAAGCTGGAGACCATCGACAAGAACGATGTGCCTGGAGAGGCACAagcacagcagctgcagcaacaacaccagcatcaacagcagcaacagcaacagcagcaatgtcCCACCCCCAATGGCGGTCCCTATGCCGATGCTATTGTGGTTAGTGAGGCTGCCttgcagcatcatcatcagcagcagcagcagcagcaacaacagcatcagaagcagcagcatcatcagcaacatcccgcagttgcagcagctgctgccgccgccgccgcagcagccgcCAGTCAAAATCCCAGCGTGCGCTATGTGACCGAAGATGGACGCTTCACCACCGCCAGCGGTGAGCCAGAGCCAGCTGGTGGCAACCTCTACTACGATTCACCTGTGGTGGATGCCAGTGTCCATGCGAATGAGGCCAAGACCTATGCGGATCTGGGCAGTGCCTACGCGCCCTTTCCCCCCAACTCGACattcagcagcaacaactatgcGGCAACGTTGCAGCAAGGCAACACTGTCTACAGTGTGCCTGGTACCGGTCAATTCCTGACCAAAACGGATCCcaatttgaatgcaataaGAGCCACTGCAGCGGGCAACTACCAAACCATCTCCTTCTTGGACAGCACTAGTGTGAACGATCCGGCATTGTGGACTACGGCCGGTACGGAGTATCAGGGTGTGTCATAT ACGAACTATCATACGCAGGTCATCGATGATTATCCGGCCAGCAATATGACGACAGCCCATTGGCCACCGGCCACCAACATTAGCAGCTTTGATCCCAGCTTGGGTGCCCCCAACACCGCATCGCCGCCGACTCACAGCCTGCAGGAGCTCAAGTGCGACAACTGCCAGACGCCATATATGCGCAAGGGCTCCGACGTGTACTGTCCCGCCTGTCCCAGCTATGGGCGTGTCCTGCCATCTCGCATGCCTCAGCGACAGAAGCCTAAGGCTGCGGCAGCTCCCAACAATCGGCGCAGCGGCGTCACCTGCGCCAACTGCCAGACGAACTCGACAACGCTGTGGCGGCGCAACAACGAGGGTAATCCCGTCTGCAATGCCTGTGGTCTGTACTTTAAGTTGCACAACATGAATCGTCCTTTGTCCATGAAGAAGGAGGGCATTCAGAAGCGCAAACGCAAGCCAAAGAATAATGGAGGACCTATTCCCCATCGGACACTGCCAa GTATGTCACAAGGTGTCAACTTAATGGTGGGCAGCGGTGCGGTGTATCCCTCTCAGGTGCCACTTCCAGGATTGATGAATAGCCAACAGAATGCTAGTCCCGAGCTGCATGATATGACCACAACTGGACCAGCTGGAGGGACGCGTGTGGTATCGATTGCATTGAATGCGACAGTGCCCACGTCATCGGATGGCACACTGAATATGTCTCGTCATCATGTGACGAGCGAGAGTCACTCGCCctacagccaacaacaacaacaacagcagcaacaacagcagcagcaacagccccCGGCACAAAGTCAATCACCGCATCTGCCCAACTCGAGCACGCTAAATCGCCAGATAGCACAGTC TGTTCCGCCAATTGAGAGTGGTCGCAGTTCCAACAGTGAACTGACTCCAAGCGTCATCACAAGAACAGGACTTCCAGAGCGCACATCGAATAACTAA
- the LOC117575369 gene encoding box A-binding factor isoform X4: MFFSNYNNMYLKNYCYSSVYAGPLLASAANGMQYGMQTVASPTHMQQQHHQHQQQQQLQQHHQHHNSTSNSPGPVGLLHTSGSTATGATGHSSLLDDGYGSPKSSHSGHGGGGGGGGGGTLPAFQRIAPASGGAGYGSGVANGSGGSAERAGYASLANYRAHSDAWPGHYEPISYAPSGNSQAQLGGGGGAAVTNVIRNGRAVAAAAAAAVVDGVANAGVDPARFLAANAAHLSASASLTAMAAESGGDFYKSYPFNVATSSRSKAASTNANSAAGSGSGSGSGSSAGAGVGAIVGHGSTSATTTSSPLDDHEHVSRANSRRLSASRRAGMSCSNCQTSYTSLWRRNPGGEPVCNACGLYFKLHNVVRPLTMKKDTIQKRKRKPKGTKSEKSKKMRSSQAALMSSNASACHSVAMQLEGHGQQQMDVNDEMKPLTYMSYASQQQLQQQQLSIEQHSSAASSPQSMASSSLSPNATSQQQQQQLCAGLDMSPTSSYQMSPINMQLQQQQQQQPCSMQHSPNTPASAMSQSMYSTPSPTQLHNNNNNTLFNHNNNNNNNNSSNKNNKQIIQKYLQAQQLSSNSSSNSNNNNSSSNSDQQLLAQQQLMQHLMPNSITAAAAAAAAAAAAAAAINTAIKSEATTNSSSNNSSSSTTSKQLAAITTTTTQTTASNTLSSLSLSSNNSSSNIISLQNPYQQQALGQTEMPLCKSALSGRSSSPYYLNHLTDEEQPSIIKMEQLEHHQQQHQQQLQHQQQQHDDMLLSRATSIDEHYELEAYHRQQQQQQQQQQFANYALHAVAQQQLNEFGRKHGVERETVVKME; the protein is encoded by the exons atgtttttttccaattataataatatgtatttgaaGAACTACTGCTATAG CTCTGTCTATGCAGGTCCTCTGCTTGCCTCCGCCGCCAATGGCATGCAATATGGCATGCAGACAGTGGCCTCACCCACtcacatgcaacagcaacatcaccagcaccagcagcaacagcaactgcagcaacatcatcagcatcacaACTCCACCAGCAATAGTCCAGGTCCTGTAGGTCTACTCCACACCAGCGGCTCAACAGCAACTGGAGCCACCGGGCACAGTTCGCTGCTGGACGATGGCTATGGCTCGCCCAAGAGCAGCCACAGTGGCcacggcggtggcggtggcggtggcggtggtggcacCTTGCCCGCCTTTCAGCGCATTGCACCCGCCAGCGGAGGTGCTGGATATGGCAGTGGCGTGGCCAATGGATCTGGCGGCAGCGCTGAACGTGCTGGCTACGCATCGCTGGCCAATTACCGCGCACAC AGCGATGCTTGGCCAGGTCATTATGAGCCAATTAGCTACGCGCCCAGTGGCAACAGTCAGGCTCAGTTGGGCGGCGGCGGAGGCGCTGCAGTGACCAATGTGATACGCAATGGACgcgctgtggcagctgctgccgctgcagcgGTTGTCGATGGTGTTGCCAACGCTGGCGTTGATCCTGCACGCTTCTTGGCCGCCAATGCCGCACATCTCTCCGCCTCGGCGTCATTAACAGCAA TGGCCGCTGAATCAGGCGGGGATTTCTATAAGAGCTACCCATTTAATGTGGCCACAAGTAGCCGCAGTAAGGCAGCATCTACAAATGCCAACAGCGCTGCCGGTTCTGGTTCTGGTTCCGGATCCGGTTCCAGCGCCGGTGCCGGTGTCGGTGCCATTGTCGGACACGGCTCAACGTCAGCGACAACGACTTCATCGCCGCTCGACGACCACGAGCACGTTAGCCGCGCCAATTCGAGACGCTTG AGCGCTTCGAGACGTGCTGGCATGTCCTGCTCCAATTGCCAGACCAGCTACACATCACTGTGGCGTCGGAATCCAGGCGGAGAGCCCGTCTGCAATGCCTGTGGCCTGTACTTTAAGCTACACAACGTGGTGCGTCCTTTGACCATGAAGAAGGACACGATACAG AAACGCAAACGCAAGCCGAAGGGCACCAAGAGCGAGAAGTCGAAAAAGATGCGCTCCTCACAGGCTGCATTGATGAGCAGCAATGCCAGTGCTTGCCACAGTGTGGCAATGCAACTGGAAGGTCATGGGCAGCAACAAATGGATGTCAATGATG AAATGAAACCACTTACATACATGTCATATGCATCGCAGCAACAgctccagcagcaacagctaagCATTGAGCAACATTCATCAGCGGCCAGCTCACCACAAAGCATGGCATCCTCCTCATTATCACCCAATGCAACatcccaacaacagcagcaacagctctgTGCTGGCCTGGACATGTCGCCCACATCCTCCTACCAAATGTCGCCCATTAAcatgcaattgcagcagcagcagcaacagcaaccatgcagcatgcaacacTCACCTAACACACCAGCATCTGCCATGTCCCAATCCATGTACTCGACGCCATCGCCCACGCAGCttcacaataataacaacaacacattgtttaatcataacaacaacaacaacaacaacaacagcagcaataaaaataacaaacaaattattcaGAAATATCTGCAAGCTCAGCAattgagcagcaacagcagcagcaacagcaacaacaacaacagcagcagcaacagcgaccaACAATTATtggcacagcagcaacttATGCAACACCTGATGCCGAACTCAAttacggcagcagcagcagctgcagcagcagcggcggctgcggcggcggcgatCAACACAGCGATCAAATCGGAGGCaaccaccaacagcagcagcaacaacagcagcagcagcaccaccaGCAAGCAATTGGCTGccatcacaacaacaacaacacagacaaCGGCATCGAACACACTATCCTCACTGAgtctcagcagcaacaacagcagcagcaacattatCAGTCTGCAAAATCCATATCAACAGCAGGCGCTTGGTCAGACGGAGATGCCCTTGTGTAAGTCGGCGCTGAGTGGTCGCTCCTCGTCGCCCTACTATCTGAATCATCTGACCGATGAGGAGCAACCGAGCATCATCAAAATGGAGCAATTGGAGcaccatcaacagcagcaccagcaacagctacaacatcagcaacagcaacatgatGACATGCTGCTAAGCCGTGCAACATCGATCGATGAGCACTACGAACTAGAAGCCTATCatcgccagcagcaacagcagcagcaacagcaacagtttgcCAACTATGCGTTGCATGCTGtggcacagcagcaactaaaCGAATTTGGACGCAAACATGGCGTTGAGCGCGAGACTGTCGTTAAAATGGAGTAA
- the LOC117575369 gene encoding box A-binding factor isoform X5, with protein MQYGMQTVASPTHMQQQHHQHQQQQQLQQHHQHHNSTSNSPGPVGLLHTSGSTATGATGHSSLLDDGYGSPKSSHSGHGGGGGGGGGGTLPAFQRIAPASGGAGYGSGVANGSGGSAERAGYASLANYRAHSDAWPGHYEPISYAPSGNSQAQLGGGGGAAVTNVIRNGRAVAAAAAAAVVDGVANAGVDPARFLAANAAHLSASASLTAMAAESGGDFYKSYPFNVATSSRSKAASTNANSAAGSGSGSGSGSSAGAGVGAIVGHGSTSATTTSSPLDDHEHVSRANSRRLSASRRAGMSCSNCQTSYTSLWRRNPGGEPVCNACGLYFKLHNVVRPLTMKKDTIQKRKRKPKGTKSEKSKKMRSSQAALMSSNASACHSVAMQLEGHGQQQMDVNDEMKPLTYMSYASQQQLQQQQLSIEQHSSAASSPQSMASSSLSPNATSQQQQQQLCAGLDMSPTSSYQMSPINMQLQQQQQQQPCSMQHSPNTPASAMSQSMYSTPSPTQLHNNNNNTLFNHNNNNNNNNSSNKNNKQIIQKYLQAQQLSSNSSSNSNNNNSSSNSDQQLLAQQQLMQHLMPNSITAAAAAAAAAAAAAAAINTAIKSEATTNSSSNNSSSSTTSKQLAAITTTTTQTTASNTLSSLSLSSNNSSSNIISLQNPYQQQALGQTEMPLCKSALSGRSSSPYYLNHLTDEEQPSIIKMEQLEHHQQQHQQQLQHQQQQHDDMLLSRATSIDEHYELEAYHRQQQQQQQQQQFANYALHAVAQQQLNEFGRKHGVERETVVKME; from the exons ATGCAATATGGCATGCAGACAGTGGCCTCACCCACtcacatgcaacagcaacatcaccagcaccagcagcaacagcaactgcagcaacatcatcagcatcacaACTCCACCAGCAATAGTCCAGGTCCTGTAGGTCTACTCCACACCAGCGGCTCAACAGCAACTGGAGCCACCGGGCACAGTTCGCTGCTGGACGATGGCTATGGCTCGCCCAAGAGCAGCCACAGTGGCcacggcggtggcggtggcggtggcggtggtggcacCTTGCCCGCCTTTCAGCGCATTGCACCCGCCAGCGGAGGTGCTGGATATGGCAGTGGCGTGGCCAATGGATCTGGCGGCAGCGCTGAACGTGCTGGCTACGCATCGCTGGCCAATTACCGCGCACAC AGCGATGCTTGGCCAGGTCATTATGAGCCAATTAGCTACGCGCCCAGTGGCAACAGTCAGGCTCAGTTGGGCGGCGGCGGAGGCGCTGCAGTGACCAATGTGATACGCAATGGACgcgctgtggcagctgctgccgctgcagcgGTTGTCGATGGTGTTGCCAACGCTGGCGTTGATCCTGCACGCTTCTTGGCCGCCAATGCCGCACATCTCTCCGCCTCGGCGTCATTAACAGCAA TGGCCGCTGAATCAGGCGGGGATTTCTATAAGAGCTACCCATTTAATGTGGCCACAAGTAGCCGCAGTAAGGCAGCATCTACAAATGCCAACAGCGCTGCCGGTTCTGGTTCTGGTTCCGGATCCGGTTCCAGCGCCGGTGCCGGTGTCGGTGCCATTGTCGGACACGGCTCAACGTCAGCGACAACGACTTCATCGCCGCTCGACGACCACGAGCACGTTAGCCGCGCCAATTCGAGACGCTTG AGCGCTTCGAGACGTGCTGGCATGTCCTGCTCCAATTGCCAGACCAGCTACACATCACTGTGGCGTCGGAATCCAGGCGGAGAGCCCGTCTGCAATGCCTGTGGCCTGTACTTTAAGCTACACAACGTGGTGCGTCCTTTGACCATGAAGAAGGACACGATACAG AAACGCAAACGCAAGCCGAAGGGCACCAAGAGCGAGAAGTCGAAAAAGATGCGCTCCTCACAGGCTGCATTGATGAGCAGCAATGCCAGTGCTTGCCACAGTGTGGCAATGCAACTGGAAGGTCATGGGCAGCAACAAATGGATGTCAATGATG AAATGAAACCACTTACATACATGTCATATGCATCGCAGCAACAgctccagcagcaacagctaagCATTGAGCAACATTCATCAGCGGCCAGCTCACCACAAAGCATGGCATCCTCCTCATTATCACCCAATGCAACatcccaacaacagcagcaacagctctgTGCTGGCCTGGACATGTCGCCCACATCCTCCTACCAAATGTCGCCCATTAAcatgcaattgcagcagcagcagcaacagcaaccatgcagcatgcaacacTCACCTAACACACCAGCATCTGCCATGTCCCAATCCATGTACTCGACGCCATCGCCCACGCAGCttcacaataataacaacaacacattgtttaatcataacaacaacaacaacaacaacaacagcagcaataaaaataacaaacaaattattcaGAAATATCTGCAAGCTCAGCAattgagcagcaacagcagcagcaacagcaacaacaacaacagcagcagcaacagcgaccaACAATTATtggcacagcagcaacttATGCAACACCTGATGCCGAACTCAAttacggcagcagcagcagctgcagcagcagcggcggctgcggcggcggcgatCAACACAGCGATCAAATCGGAGGCaaccaccaacagcagcagcaacaacagcagcagcagcaccaccaGCAAGCAATTGGCTGccatcacaacaacaacaacacagacaaCGGCATCGAACACACTATCCTCACTGAgtctcagcagcaacaacagcagcagcaacattatCAGTCTGCAAAATCCATATCAACAGCAGGCGCTTGGTCAGACGGAGATGCCCTTGTGTAAGTCGGCGCTGAGTGGTCGCTCCTCGTCGCCCTACTATCTGAATCATCTGACCGATGAGGAGCAACCGAGCATCATCAAAATGGAGCAATTGGAGcaccatcaacagcagcaccagcaacagctacaacatcagcaacagcaacatgatGACATGCTGCTAAGCCGTGCAACATCGATCGATGAGCACTACGAACTAGAAGCCTATCatcgccagcagcaacagcagcagcaacagcaacagtttgcCAACTATGCGTTGCATGCTGtggcacagcagcaactaaaCGAATTTGGACGCAAACATGGCGTTGAGCGCGAGACTGTCGTTAAAATGGAGTAA